One window from the genome of Lysobacter helvus encodes:
- the tdh gene encoding L-threonine 3-dehydrogenase, giving the protein MKALVKREAGKGIWMEDVPVPAPGPNEVLIKLEKTAICGTDLHIYLWDEWSQRTIKPGLVIGHEFVGRIVDLGPGVSGYSVGQRVSAEGHIVCGHCRNCRAGRQHLCPNTVGIGVNRNGAFAEYIVMPASNLWPIPDQIPSELAAFFDPYGNAAHCALEFDVVGEDVLITGAGPIGIIAAGICKHIGARNVVVTDVNDFRLKLAADMGATRVVNVTNTSLKDVMADLHMEGFDVGLEMSGNPRAFNDMLDCMYHGGKIAMLGIMPKGAGADWDKVIFKGLTLQGIYGRRMYETWYKMTQLVLGGFPLGKVLTHQLPIDEFQKGFDLMESGKAGKVVLSWN; this is encoded by the coding sequence ATGAAAGCGCTGGTCAAGCGCGAAGCCGGCAAGGGCATCTGGATGGAAGACGTGCCCGTGCCGGCGCCGGGCCCGAACGAAGTCCTGATCAAGCTGGAAAAGACCGCGATCTGCGGCACCGACCTGCACATCTACCTGTGGGACGAGTGGAGCCAGCGCACGATCAAGCCGGGCCTGGTGATCGGGCACGAGTTCGTGGGCCGAATCGTCGACCTCGGGCCGGGCGTGTCGGGCTATTCGGTGGGCCAGCGCGTGTCGGCCGAAGGCCACATCGTCTGCGGCCATTGCCGCAACTGCCGCGCCGGTCGCCAGCACCTGTGCCCCAACACCGTGGGCATCGGCGTGAACCGCAACGGCGCGTTCGCCGAATACATCGTGATGCCGGCCAGCAACCTGTGGCCCATCCCGGACCAGATCCCGAGCGAGCTGGCCGCGTTCTTCGATCCCTATGGCAACGCGGCGCATTGCGCGCTGGAATTCGACGTGGTCGGCGAAGACGTGCTGATCACCGGCGCCGGCCCGATCGGCATCATCGCCGCGGGTATCTGCAAGCACATCGGTGCGCGCAACGTGGTGGTCACCGACGTCAACGACTTCCGCCTCAAGCTCGCCGCCGACATGGGCGCCACGCGCGTGGTCAACGTCACCAACACGTCGCTGAAGGACGTGATGGCCGACCTGCACATGGAAGGCTTCGACGTGGGCCTGGAGATGAGCGGCAATCCGCGCGCGTTCAACGACATGCTCGATTGCATGTACCACGGCGGCAAGATCGCGATGCTCGGCATCATGCCGAAGGGCGCGGGCGCCGACTGGGACAAGGTGATCTTCAAGGGCCTCACGCTGCAGGGCATCTACGGCCGGCGCATGTACGAGACCTGGTACAAGATGACGCAGCTGGTGCTCGGGGGCTTCCCGCTCGGCAAGGTGCTCACGCACCAGTTGCCGATCGACGAATTCCAGAAGGGCTTCGACCTGATGGAATCGGGCAAGGCCGGCAAGGTCGTGCTGAGCTGGAACTGA
- the kbl gene encoding glycine C-acetyltransferase, with protein sequence MTLTSRYAATLDEIREAGLFKSERIITSPQSAEITLEDGRTVLNFCANNYLGLADHPDVIHAAKEALDTHGFGMASVRFICGTQDLHKALERTISAFFGTEDTILYAACFDANGGLFEPLLDENDAIISDALNHASIIDGVRLCKAKRYRYANCDMADLEAQLKQAKADGARTIMITSDGVFSMDGFIAPLDEITRLAQQYGALVHIDECHATGFLGKTGRGSAEVKGVMEKIDIFTGTLGKAMGGALGGFTTAKREVIELLRQRSRPYLFSNSLPPHVVAAGIKAFEMLASAGELRDTLAENTKYFRERMTAAGFDIKPGVHPISPVMLYDAPLAQKFAQRLLEEGIYAIGFFFPVVPKGQARIRTQISAAHTREHLDRAIDAFVRIGRELGVIKA encoded by the coding sequence ATGACGCTGACCTCCCGCTACGCCGCCACGCTCGACGAAATCCGCGAGGCCGGGCTGTTCAAGTCCGAACGCATCATCACCAGCCCGCAGTCGGCGGAGATCACGCTGGAAGACGGGCGCACGGTGCTGAACTTCTGCGCCAACAACTACCTGGGCCTCGCCGACCATCCGGACGTGATCCACGCGGCGAAGGAAGCGCTGGACACGCACGGCTTCGGCATGGCGAGCGTGCGCTTCATCTGCGGCACGCAGGACCTGCACAAGGCACTGGAACGCACGATCTCGGCGTTCTTCGGCACCGAAGACACGATCCTGTACGCGGCGTGCTTCGATGCGAACGGCGGTTTGTTCGAGCCGTTGCTGGACGAGAACGACGCGATCATCTCCGACGCGCTCAACCACGCCTCGATCATCGACGGCGTGCGGCTGTGCAAGGCGAAGCGCTACCGCTACGCCAACTGCGACATGGCCGACCTCGAGGCGCAGCTCAAGCAGGCGAAGGCCGACGGCGCGCGCACGATCATGATCACGTCCGATGGCGTGTTCTCGATGGACGGGTTCATCGCGCCGCTCGACGAGATCACGAGGCTGGCGCAGCAGTACGGCGCGCTGGTGCACATCGACGAATGCCACGCCACCGGCTTCCTCGGGAAGACGGGCCGCGGCTCGGCGGAAGTGAAAGGCGTGATGGAGAAGATCGACATCTTCACCGGCACGCTCGGCAAGGCGATGGGCGGTGCGCTCGGCGGGTTCACGACGGCCAAGCGCGAAGTGATCGAGCTGCTGCGGCAGCGGTCGCGGCCGTACCTGTTCTCCAACTCGCTGCCGCCGCACGTGGTGGCCGCGGGGATCAAGGCGTTCGAGATGCTGGCATCCGCCGGTGAATTGCGCGACACGCTGGCGGAAAACACGAAATACTTCCGCGAGCGCATGACGGCGGCGGGCTTCGACATCAAGCCGGGCGTGCATCCGATTTCGCCGGTGATGCTGTACGACGCGCCGCTGGCGCAGAAGTTCGCGCAGCGGTTGCTGGAGGAAGGGATCTACGCGATCGGGTTCTTCTTTCCGGTCGTGCCCAAGGGCCAGGCGCGCATCCGCACGCAGATCAGCGCAGCGCACACGCGCGAACACCTGGACCGCGCGATCGATGCGTTCGTGCGCATCGGACGCGAACTGGGCGTCATCAAGGCCTGA
- a CDS encoding pseudouridine synthase, with protein MPGATPRHGLARALSKRGVCSRTQAAEWIRAGRVRVDGRIVRDPEFPTIAGRHRITVDEQPLDAAAPLYLVLNKPRGLVTTARDEHDRDTVYTCFESAGLPWIAPVGRLDKASEGLLLFSNDPAWAARITDPATGPDKRYHVQVDRRPDDDTLDALADGILADGEPLHAKSIALLRAGDRTAWLDIVLDEGRNRQIRRLLAAFDFDVLRLVRVAIGPLELGDLAKGAWRPLTETEVAALRGD; from the coding sequence GTGCCCGGCGCCACGCCCCGCCACGGCCTTGCACGCGCGCTGTCCAAGCGCGGCGTGTGTTCGCGCACGCAGGCCGCCGAATGGATCCGCGCGGGCCGTGTGCGCGTCGACGGGCGCATCGTGCGTGATCCCGAATTCCCAACGATCGCCGGCCGCCACCGGATCACGGTGGACGAGCAACCGCTCGACGCCGCCGCGCCGCTCTACCTCGTGCTCAACAAGCCGCGCGGCCTGGTGACCACCGCGCGCGACGAGCACGACCGCGACACCGTCTATACCTGTTTCGAATCCGCCGGCCTGCCTTGGATCGCCCCCGTGGGCCGCCTCGACAAGGCCAGCGAAGGCCTGCTGCTGTTCTCCAACGATCCCGCGTGGGCCGCGCGCATCACCGATCCCGCGACCGGTCCCGACAAGCGCTACCACGTGCAGGTCGATCGCCGCCCGGACGACGACACGCTCGACGCGCTCGCCGACGGCATCCTCGCCGACGGCGAACCGTTGCACGCCAAGTCCATCGCGCTGCTGCGCGCAGGCGATCGCACCGCGTGGCTCGACATCGTTTTGGACGAAGGCCGCAACCGGCAGATCCGACGTCTATTGGCCGCGTTCGATTTCGACGTGTTGCGCCTGGTGCGCGTCGCGATCGGCCCGCTGGAACTCGGCGATCTCGCGAAGGGCGCATGGCGCCCGCTGACCGAAACGGAAGTCGCCGCATTGCGCGGCGACTGA